TGCGACCGGGGCTCGCAGCATTCTCGAGCGCATCGATGCGCTGCCGCTTGCCGACAGGGCCGCAACCGCTGCCGCGATCGGCGATACGCTCGGCACCTCGATGGGCGGTTCCAGCGGCGTGCTGTTGTCGATCTTCCTCACCGCGGCCTCGCAATCGCTCGGCGCCGGCGCCCCGCTCACCAAGGCCTTGCTCGCCGGGCTCGACCGGATGACCTTCTATGGCGGCGCCAAGGTCGGCGACCGGACCATGGTCGACGCGCTCGAGCCGGCGCTGAAAGCCCTTGACGCGAGCGGGCTGGAAGCGGCCGCCAAGGCGGCCCGGCAGGGCGCCGAGGCGACCGCCACGATGCAGAAGGCAAAAGCGGGCCGCTCCGCCTACATCGGCAGGCAACTCGACACAGCGGATCCGGGCGCCTTCGCGGTTGCCGAGGTTTTCGCAGCCGTGGCGGCGCTGTTCGCCCCGGCATGAAGGACGGACAATGGCCGCAGTCGAGTTCTCCAGACTGATCGCGGCGGCGGCCGATACGATCGCGGCGCATGCCGATGAATTGACCGCGCTCGACCAGGCGATCGGCGACGGCGACCACGGGCTGAACATGAAGCGCGGCTTCGAGGCGGTGCGCGCGGAGGCGGACGTCTTTTCAGCGAAGCCGCTGCCCGAAGCGCTGAAAGCGGTGGGCACCAAGCTGGTGATGACGGTGGGCGGCGCCTCCGGGCCGCTGTTTGGCACGTTGTTCATGGCGCTCGGCAAGGACCTGCCGGCGGCACCGGATAGAGACGGGCTGACGGCTGCGTTCGGCAGGGCGATCGAGGCGGTGGCCGCGCGCGGCAAATCGCAGCCGGGACAAAAAACCATGCTCGACGTGCTGCAGCCGGTGTATGAGGCGCTGGCGCAGGGCAAGACGGCCGGCGAGATCGCCGACGCAGCCGACAAGGCGGCGGAGGCCACCGTGCCGATGAAGGCCCTGCGCGGGCGCGCTTCCTTCCTGGGTGAACGCTCGATCGGGCATATGGACGCCGGAGCGCGCTCGACCGCGCTTCTGGTGCGCGCGGTCGCGGAAGCGATAGAGGGCAATTGATGAGCAATGTCGGGATCGTCATCGTGTCGCATTCGCCCCTCGTCGCCGAGGGCACGGCCGACATGGTGCGCCAGATGGTGGGCGACGAAGTGCCGCTTGCATGGTGTGGCGGAAACGGCCATGGCGGGCTCGGCACCAGCGTCGAGGCGATCATGGGCGCGATCGACAAGGCCTGGTCGGAAGCGGGCGTCGCCATCCTGGTGGATCTCGGCGGCGCCGAGACCAACTCGGAGATGGCGGTCGAGATGATCGGCGAGCCGCGCTCGCATAAGATCGTGGTCTGCAACGCGCCGATCGTCGAAGGCGCGGTGATGGCCGCGACCGAATCCTCCGGCGGCGCCTCGCTCAAGGAAGTGGTGGCGACGGCGCATGAATTGTCGCCGTCGTGAACGAACAGGAACTGACTGAATGTCCGCATCCGCCGAAGCAACGGTCCTGATCACCCACGCGGCGGGCCTGCATGCGCGCCCTTCGGTGAAGTTCACGAAGCTCGCCAAGACGTTCGCGGCCGAGGTGGAGGTGGCGGTGGCCGCCAACGGCCCCTGGTTCGACGCCAAGAGCATCGTCAAGGTGATGGCGGCGAAGGCGCCGAAAGGGACCATGCTGCATATCCGGGCCAAGGGCGACGGCGCGACCCAGGCGGTGAAAGCGCTGGTTGATCTGGTGCAGCGTGACTTCGACGAGGACGCGGATCATGCCCGGTCCGCTTGAAACGGATCCGCATGTCCGTGGGAAACCGGGTCATGCGGATTGAGGGTATCCCCGCCTCTCCCGGTTATGCC
This region of Mesorhizobium sp. M2A.F.Ca.ET.046.03.2.1 genomic DNA includes:
- the dhaL gene encoding dihydroxyacetone kinase subunit DhaL, with protein sequence MAAVEFSRLIAAAADTIAAHADELTALDQAIGDGDHGLNMKRGFEAVRAEADVFSAKPLPEALKAVGTKLVMTVGGASGPLFGTLFMALGKDLPAAPDRDGLTAAFGRAIEAVAARGKSQPGQKTMLDVLQPVYEALAQGKTAGEIADAADKAAEATVPMKALRGRASFLGERSIGHMDAGARSTALLVRAVAEAIEGN
- the dhaM gene encoding dihydroxyacetone kinase phosphoryl donor subunit DhaM, translating into MSNVGIVIVSHSPLVAEGTADMVRQMVGDEVPLAWCGGNGHGGLGTSVEAIMGAIDKAWSEAGVAILVDLGGAETNSEMAVEMIGEPRSHKIVVCNAPIVEGAVMAATESSGGASLKEVVATAHELSPS
- a CDS encoding HPr family phosphocarrier protein; its protein translation is MSASAEATVLITHAAGLHARPSVKFTKLAKTFAAEVEVAVAANGPWFDAKSIVKVMAAKAPKGTMLHIRAKGDGATQAVKALVDLVQRDFDEDADHARSA